In Sulfitobacter sp. OXR-159, one DNA window encodes the following:
- a CDS encoding branched-chain amino acid ABC transporter permease, giving the protein MGQFVQFAINGLMAGAIYALIAVGIVSVYKATKVVNFAHGYLIMFGAYFYFTFAVIVPGQPWAPAWLASWQPGWMVEMRGELPMFSPVAAVLDWVANLPRILLGLAGALVCNAILGRIIERVLMRPLMGQSIFAMIMVTVGLISILSGAAQLIWTADAASVPYIAPNMPIRFELFGTMIFLFGTDLVNMVVALLLFGGIVAFVKFTKGGIAIRATAEDQSTAYSMGISVPKVFSRAWVLASTTGAIAGAILATRNGISPSLGLFGFSVLAIVLMGGLDSYIGVLIAAMVVGVLEAMTQWQMGGGWAEIVPYVTVLVVLIWRPHGLMGQKEVERI; this is encoded by the coding sequence ATGGGGCAGTTCGTGCAATTCGCGATCAACGGGCTGATGGCCGGAGCGATCTACGCGCTGATCGCCGTGGGGATCGTCAGCGTTTACAAGGCGACCAAGGTGGTGAACTTCGCCCATGGTTATCTGATCATGTTCGGGGCCTATTTCTACTTCACCTTCGCCGTGATCGTCCCGGGCCAGCCTTGGGCGCCTGCTTGGCTCGCCTCTTGGCAGCCGGGCTGGATGGTCGAAATGCGGGGCGAACTGCCGATGTTTTCGCCCGTGGCGGCGGTGCTTGATTGGGTGGCGAACCTGCCGCGCATCCTGTTGGGGCTGGCGGGGGCGCTGGTCTGCAACGCCATTCTGGGCCGGATCATCGAGCGGGTATTGATGCGCCCGCTGATGGGGCAATCTATTTTTGCGATGATCATGGTCACGGTTGGCCTGATCTCGATCCTGTCGGGCGCGGCGCAGTTGATCTGGACGGCGGATGCGGCAAGCGTGCCCTATATCGCGCCCAACATGCCGATCCGGTTCGAGTTGTTCGGCACGATGATCTTCCTCTTTGGCACTGATCTGGTGAACATGGTCGTGGCCCTGCTGCTTTTCGGTGGCATCGTCGCCTTCGTGAAGTTCACCAAGGGCGGCATTGCCATCCGCGCCACCGCCGAGGACCAGTCGACCGCCTATTCGATGGGTATTTCAGTGCCCAAGGTCTTCTCCCGCGCTTGGGTGCTGGCCAGCACCACAGGGGCCATCGCGGGGGCAATCCTCGCCACCCGCAACGGCATTTCACCGAGCCTTGGTCTCTTTGGTTTTTCGGTGCTGGCGATCGTGCTGATGGGCGGGCTCGACAGCTATATCGGCGTGCTGATCGCGGCGATGGTCGTCGGCGTGCTTGAGGCGATGACACAGTGGCAGATGGGCGGCGGCTGGGCCGAGATCGTGCCTTACGTCACCGTGCTGGTGGTGCTGATCTGGCGCCCGCACGGGCTGATGGGCCAGAAAGAGGTCGAGCGGATATGA
- a CDS encoding branched-chain amino acid ABC transporter permease produces the protein MINANLKSSYAADERVLNNRYKQAFVYGSILALALFTLFGNDYLILIASQMGILLIAVVGINILTGYTGLVSLGHGAFVAIGAYAVTIFGNLGAGVIPAGLMPFVSVPLAVALAAAVGVLVGLPSLRVKGLYLAVATLAANFIVIFLIEEDLFAPWTGGMVGINTNVPNLLGWELDTKREMFGLIAAVGLVSLLAAQNLIRTRVGRAFIAIRDRDYSAEILGISLLRYKLMSFALSAAYCGLAGALFAYFYARILPEQFELALSLNLVAALIIGGMGRTMGPVFGVIIVVMVPELIKVLFGALAGDSAGAGQLRAPLQQIAFGVLLVLFLLKEPLGINQIVDRILRAANRWPFARG, from the coding sequence ATGATCAACGCAAATCTCAAATCCAGCTATGCCGCCGATGAGCGGGTGCTGAACAACCGCTACAAACAGGCCTTCGTTTACGGGTCGATCCTTGCGCTGGCGCTTTTCACCCTCTTCGGCAATGACTACCTGATCCTGATTGCCAGCCAGATGGGCATCCTGCTGATCGCCGTGGTGGGGATCAACATCCTGACCGGCTATACCGGGCTGGTCTCGCTGGGCCATGGCGCCTTCGTCGCCATCGGTGCCTATGCGGTGACCATCTTCGGTAACCTCGGCGCCGGGGTGATCCCGGCAGGGTTAATGCCCTTCGTCTCGGTGCCTTTGGCGGTGGCGCTGGCGGCGGCGGTCGGCGTGTTGGTCGGCCTGCCGAGCCTGCGGGTCAAGGGGCTCTACCTTGCCGTGGCGACGCTGGCGGCGAATTTCATCGTGATCTTTTTGATCGAAGAAGACCTCTTTGCCCCTTGGACCGGTGGCATGGTGGGGATCAATACCAATGTGCCTAATCTGCTGGGCTGGGAGTTGGATACCAAACGTGAGATGTTCGGTCTGATTGCGGCGGTGGGGTTGGTGTCGCTGCTGGCGGCGCAGAACTTGATCCGCACCCGCGTGGGTCGTGCCTTCATCGCCATTCGCGACCGCGACTATTCTGCCGAGATCCTCGGCATCTCGCTCTTGCGCTACAAGTTGATGAGCTTTGCCCTCTCGGCCGCGTACTGTGGTCTGGCGGGGGCGCTTTTCGCCTATTTCTACGCCCGCATCCTGCCCGAGCAGTTCGAACTGGCGCTGTCGCTGAACCTTGTGGCGGCGCTGATCATCGGTGGCATGGGGCGCACGATGGGGCCGGTTTTCGGGGTCATCATCGTGGTGATGGTGCCCGAACTTATCAAAGTTCTCTTTGGCGCGCTTGCGGGTGACAGCGCCGGCGCGGGGCAATTGCGCGCGCCCTTGCAGCAGATCGCCTTCGGCGTGCTGCTGGTGTTGTTCCTGCTCAAGGAACCCTTGGGCATCAACCAGATCGTCGACCGTATCCTGCGCGCCGCAAACCGTTGGCCGTTTGCGCGCGGGTAA
- a CDS encoding ABC-three component system protein produces the protein MTALAQRIEEEMRNQTLFNGYIDKLQYLISNREDSELKGLQEKLEAVGRASDWPSAERDLLAFEQILEKYTHYQSAQMLFARLLFRIMNVFERKIMPSDYTLSRRQVEDIIDSEIIAPTLSDVDSIGGKADLFMDESDIHGMINWLAERCHIRWQSC, from the coding sequence ATGACAGCGCTTGCTCAACGCATCGAAGAAGAGATGCGTAATCAGACATTGTTCAATGGCTATATTGATAAGTTGCAATACCTCATCTCGAACCGTGAGGACTCGGAGCTAAAAGGCCTCCAGGAGAAACTTGAGGCAGTAGGGCGAGCGAGTGACTGGCCAAGTGCAGAGCGAGATTTGCTTGCGTTTGAACAAATTCTCGAAAAATACACTCACTATCAATCGGCGCAGATGCTATTTGCCCGGCTTCTTTTCAGAATTATGAACGTTTTTGAGAGGAAGATAATGCCTTCTGATTACACCCTCTCACGCCGCCAGGTCGAAGATATAATAGATAGCGAGATCATCGCCCCAACCTTATCCGATGTAGATAGCATTGGCGGAAAGGCTGATCTATTCATGGACGAAAGTGACATTCATGGAATGATCAACTGGTTGGCAGAGCGTTGCCATATAAGGTGGCAGTCATGTTAA
- a CDS encoding IS630 family transposase: MRRHDICLYLGPADRTELQALISNRNTARKLVWRAEIVLATADGHGTFEIMRRAGTSKPTVWRWQQRYLDEGVAGLKRDKTRPSRVPPLPVETRLKVIAKTVQETPPNATHWSRALMAEAMGISPSSVGRIWAEAGLKPHLTKGFKVSNDPKFEEKVTDIVGLYLDPPDRAVVLCVDEKSQIQALDRTQPGLPLKKGRAATVTHDYKRHGTTTLFAALDVKSGTVIGDCMPRHRAQEFLKFLRQIDKAVPTRRDVHLVLDNYATHKTPEVKAWLEKHPRFKLHFTPTSASWLNLVERFFAEITSRRIRRGSYSSVDDLEAAIYDYLAHHNEKPRPFKWTKTAEDILTRERRALDKLDETRGNR, translated from the coding sequence ATGAGACGCCATGACATCTGCCTTTACCTTGGCCCCGCCGACCGTACTGAGCTTCAAGCCCTGATCAGCAACCGCAACACTGCGCGCAAGCTTGTCTGGCGGGCCGAGATCGTCCTGGCCACAGCGGACGGTCATGGCACGTTCGAGATTATGCGACGCGCGGGCACGTCGAAACCCACGGTCTGGCGCTGGCAGCAGCGGTATCTCGATGAGGGCGTGGCCGGTCTCAAGCGTGACAAGACGCGACCCTCGCGGGTGCCGCCTTTGCCCGTGGAAACAAGGCTGAAGGTGATCGCCAAGACGGTGCAGGAAACCCCGCCCAATGCAACGCACTGGAGCCGCGCGCTAATGGCCGAAGCCATGGGCATCTCGCCGTCGAGCGTCGGCCGCATCTGGGCAGAAGCTGGCTTGAAGCCGCATCTCACGAAGGGGTTCAAGGTCTCGAACGACCCAAAGTTCGAGGAGAAGGTCACCGATATCGTCGGGCTCTACCTCGACCCGCCAGACCGTGCCGTGGTGCTCTGCGTCGATGAGAAATCCCAGATCCAGGCGCTGGATCGCACCCAGCCCGGACTGCCGCTCAAGAAGGGCCGTGCCGCGACCGTAACGCACGATTACAAACGCCATGGCACGACCACGCTGTTTGCTGCGCTGGATGTGAAATCAGGCACCGTCATTGGCGATTGCATGCCACGCCATCGTGCGCAGGAGTTCCTGAAATTCCTCCGACAGATCGACAAGGCTGTGCCCACGCGGCGCGATGTGCATCTGGTGCTCGACAACTACGCCACCCACAAGACGCCTGAGGTAAAGGCCTGGCTCGAAAAGCATCCGCGCTTCAAGCTGCACTTCACGCCCACCAGCGCGTCATGGCTGAACCTGGTGGAGCGCTTCTTTGCCGAGATCACATCAAGGCGCATCCGGCGCGGCAGCTATTCCAGCGTCGATGATCTTGAGGCCGCGATCTACGACTATCTGGCCCACCACAACGAGAAGCCAAGGCCCTTCAAATGGACCAAAACCGCAGAGGATATCCTCACCCGGGAACGTCGCGCGCTGGACAAGCTCGATGAAACTCGCGGAAACAGGTAG
- a CDS encoding ABC transporter substrate-binding protein — MTMNRRSFLATTAAATAAMGTPMILRAQPKEYVLGASLPLTGPFATAGQLVAPAFAMAAKLFNDEGGVAGVPIRFVTEDSGYVPQNALNNYQRALASEGKNMIGYFADSTGAMKLIAPELKGENARIMGSTSFASELADPATHPYQYLSGPTYQSQFDILLQNIKNEGGQKVAFIFSNTEFGRDPIEHGRKTAEELGLEVVLEESTKAEGADIPTHVTKLAQSGADHCILQGYVTGVWPQLIGGARQFGLPVKFKGTFWGMEKLIADRITAEAGPFLAGYEGVMPYRYFYDREEAPRYQQYAELSKKMFAGTPLENYMSTWAIQTMCGLEIAMKAFRDTAEAGLELTPDNIAEKLAGISDWDSGGFFGGPVSMENNAIGTGRVYGYNPEDGLFTPKSDWFTV, encoded by the coding sequence ATGACCATGAACCGCCGATCCTTCCTCGCCACCACCGCCGCCGCGACGGCGGCCATGGGCACGCCGATGATCCTGCGCGCCCAGCCCAAGGAGTATGTGCTCGGCGCCTCGCTGCCGCTCACCGGGCCCTTTGCCACCGCCGGTCAGTTGGTCGCGCCTGCCTTTGCCATGGCCGCGAAGCTTTTCAACGACGAGGGCGGGGTGGCTGGGGTGCCCATTCGCTTCGTCACCGAGGATTCGGGCTATGTGCCGCAGAATGCGCTCAACAACTACCAGCGGGCGCTGGCCTCTGAAGGCAAGAACATGATCGGCTATTTCGCTGACAGTACGGGGGCGATGAAGCTGATCGCGCCCGAGTTGAAGGGCGAGAACGCCCGGATTATGGGCTCGACCTCTTTCGCCTCGGAACTGGCCGACCCTGCGACGCATCCCTACCAGTATCTCTCGGGTCCGACCTATCAAAGCCAGTTCGACATCCTGTTGCAGAACATCAAGAACGAGGGCGGGCAGAAGGTCGCCTTCATCTTTTCCAACACTGAGTTTGGCCGCGATCCGATCGAACACGGGCGCAAGACCGCCGAGGAGCTGGGCCTCGAGGTCGTGCTGGAGGAAAGCACCAAGGCCGAAGGCGCGGATATCCCCACGCACGTCACCAAACTGGCGCAGTCCGGCGCGGATCACTGTATCCTTCAGGGCTATGTCACTGGCGTCTGGCCGCAGCTTATTGGCGGCGCGCGGCAGTTTGGTCTGCCGGTCAAATTCAAGGGCACCTTCTGGGGCATGGAGAAGCTGATTGCCGACCGCATCACCGCCGAGGCGGGGCCGTTCCTTGCGGGCTATGAGGGCGTCATGCCTTACCGCTATTTCTATGACCGCGAAGAGGCGCCGCGCTATCAGCAGTACGCCGAACTCAGCAAGAAAATGTTCGCGGGCACGCCGCTGGAGAACTACATGTCGACATGGGCGATCCAGACCATGTGCGGGCTGGAGATCGCCATGAAGGCCTTCCGCGACACCGCCGAGGCCGGGCTGGAGCTGACACCCGACAACATCGCCGAGAAGCTGGCGGGGATCTCGGACTGGGATTCGGGCGGCTTCTTTGGTGGGCCGGTGAGCATGGAAAACAACGCCATCGGGACGGGCCGGGTCTATGGCTACAACCCCGAGGACGGGTTGTTCACGCCGAAATCCGATTGGTTCACCGTTTGA
- a CDS encoding DUF1489 domain-containing protein: MDNYINLIKLSVGTEGVESLAKWQARKDVRTKDGLPRHVTRMWPKREAEILNGGSIYWVIKGVIQARQRIIRLEEITRADGIRRCAIVLDPEIIRTQNSLRRAFQGWRYLKPEDAPPDLPEGREAEAELPVELNRALAEIGVL; encoded by the coding sequence TTGGATAACTACATCAATCTAATCAAACTTTCGGTCGGCACCGAAGGCGTCGAGAGCCTCGCCAAATGGCAGGCGCGTAAGGACGTGCGGACCAAGGACGGTCTGCCGCGCCATGTGACCCGCATGTGGCCCAAGCGCGAGGCCGAGATTCTCAACGGCGGCTCGATCTATTGGGTCATCAAAGGCGTCATCCAAGCCCGCCAGCGCATTATCCGCCTAGAGGAGATCACCCGCGCCGACGGCATCCGCCGCTGCGCCATCGTGCTCGACCCTGAGATCATCCGCACCCAAAACAGCCTGCGCCGCGCGTTCCAAGGCTGGCGCTACCTCAAACCCGAGGACGCGCCCCCCGACCTGCCCGAGGGCCGCGAGGCCGAGGCGGAACTGCCTGTGGAGCTGAACCGCGCTCTGGCCGAGATCGGCGTGCTCTGA
- a CDS encoding ABC-three component system middle component 5, protein MLNISYSAAYDPYHTAFRFLMLLRASSKEQKTYDWLRISDFYLCFPKRLSEFSAPRKVPGLKGRISRLVRSLPDVHYASLPESRIIFERMTIIQDTALSPHFPSKALISLS, encoded by the coding sequence ATGTTAAATATCTCTTATTCGGCAGCTTATGATCCTTATCACACGGCATTTCGCTTTTTGATGCTGCTGCGTGCGAGCTCAAAAGAGCAAAAAACCTACGATTGGCTACGGATATCAGATTTCTATCTGTGCTTTCCGAAGAGGCTGTCAGAGTTCTCCGCGCCAAGGAAAGTTCCTGGATTGAAAGGAAGGATCAGTCGGCTTGTGAGGTCTTTGCCCGACGTTCATTACGCCTCCTTGCCGGAGTCCAGAATTATATTTGAGCGAATGACGATAATTCAAGATACAGCACTGAGCCCACATTTCCCAAGTAAGGCGCTGATTTCGCTGTCCTGA
- a CDS encoding adenosylcobalamin-dependent ribonucleoside-diphosphate reductase: MSRFTAPIAEQIWDMKYRFKGADGTAKDVTVEDTWRRIARDLAQVESKADVWEDKFFNALEDFKYLPAGRITAGAGTARRVTLFNCFVMGTVPDSMSGIFDMLKEAALTMQQGGGIGYDFSTIRPRGADVLGVSADASGPLSFMDVWDAMCRTIMSAGSRRGAMMATMRCDHPDVEDFIAAKSDPARLRMFNMSVLVTDPFMEAVKADGSWDLVFGGKVYKTVQARDLWNKIMQATYDYAEPGVIFIDRINAANNLNYCETIAATNPCGEQPLPPYGACLLGSINLARLVAQPFEDDAHLDQDAMSELVATAVRMMDNVVDVSNFPLPEQAAEAQNKRRIGLGVTGLADALLMVGLRYGSDEAAAQTEAWLKAIARASYLASVELAKEKGAFPLFDAEKFLASGTMMQMDDDVRDAIREHGIRNALLTSIAPTGTISLYAGNVSSGIEPVFAYAYTRKVLQKDGSRTEEEVVDYAVQMWRELKGDTPLPDYFVNAQTLPPADHVKMQAAAQKWIDSSISKTINCPEDISFDAFKDVYMQAWDTGCKGCTTYRPNDVTGSVLSVSSEKTDKAPADSPDQVSEGGEIVYMSDPLDRPAELEGNTYKVKWPDSEHALYITINDIVLNGHRRPFEVFINSKNMEHFAWTVALTRMVSAVFRRGGDVSFVVEELKAVFDPRGGAWMQGKYIPSILAAIGGVIERHMIATGFIAGEGMGLKTDPQAKVVGLDAPRGKSCPSCGQFDMRMVEGCMTCGSCGHSKCG; this comes from the coding sequence ATGTCCCGCTTTACCGCCCCGATCGCCGAACAAATCTGGGATATGAAATACCGTTTTAAAGGGGCCGATGGCACCGCCAAGGACGTCACGGTAGAGGACACATGGCGCCGTATCGCCCGCGACCTCGCGCAGGTCGAATCGAAGGCGGATGTTTGGGAAGACAAGTTTTTCAACGCGCTGGAGGATTTCAAATACCTCCCCGCTGGCCGCATCACCGCAGGCGCGGGCACCGCGCGCCGCGTGACCCTGTTCAACTGCTTCGTCATGGGCACCGTGCCCGACAGCATGTCGGGTATCTTTGACATGCTGAAAGAGGCTGCATTGACCATGCAGCAGGGCGGGGGAATCGGCTATGATTTCTCCACCATTCGTCCACGCGGCGCGGATGTGCTGGGCGTATCGGCAGATGCCTCGGGCCCGCTGTCCTTTATGGATGTCTGGGACGCGATGTGCCGCACCATCATGTCCGCAGGCTCGCGTCGCGGCGCGATGATGGCGACCATGCGCTGCGACCACCCGGATGTAGAGGATTTCATCGCCGCCAAGTCCGACCCCGCGCGTTTGCGCATGTTCAACATGTCCGTGCTGGTCACCGACCCCTTCATGGAGGCTGTGAAGGCCGACGGCTCGTGGGACCTCGTTTTCGGCGGCAAGGTCTATAAGACCGTGCAAGCGCGCGACCTGTGGAACAAGATCATGCAGGCGACCTATGATTATGCCGAGCCGGGCGTGATCTTCATCGACCGCATCAACGCCGCCAACAACCTGAACTATTGCGAGACCATTGCCGCCACCAACCCCTGTGGCGAGCAGCCGCTGCCGCCCTATGGCGCCTGTCTGCTAGGTTCGATCAACCTCGCGCGTCTGGTCGCGCAGCCTTTCGAAGACGACGCCCATCTTGACCAAGATGCGATGAGCGAGCTTGTCGCCACCGCCGTCCGCATGATGGACAACGTCGTCGACGTGTCGAACTTCCCGCTGCCCGAACAGGCCGCTGAGGCGCAGAACAAGCGCCGCATCGGTCTGGGTGTCACCGGCCTTGCCGATGCGCTCTTGATGGTCGGCCTGCGCTATGGCTCCGACGAGGCGGCGGCGCAGACCGAGGCATGGCTCAAAGCCATCGCCCGCGCCTCCTATCTGGCGAGCGTGGAACTGGCGAAAGAGAAGGGGGCCTTCCCGCTCTTCGATGCCGAAAAGTTCCTCGCCTCCGGCACCATGATGCAGATGGACGACGATGTGCGCGATGCGATCCGCGAACACGGCATCCGCAACGCGCTGCTGACCTCGATCGCGCCCACCGGCACGATCAGCCTTTATGCGGGCAACGTAAGCTCTGGGATCGAGCCGGTCTTTGCCTATGCCTACACCCGTAAGGTGCTGCAGAAAGACGGCAGCCGGACCGAGGAAGAGGTTGTCGACTACGCCGTGCAAATGTGGCGCGAGTTGAAGGGCGACACGCCACTGCCCGACTATTTCGTCAACGCCCAGACTCTGCCACCCGCCGACCACGTCAAGATGCAGGCCGCGGCGCAGAAATGGATCGACAGTTCGATCTCCAAGACCATCAACTGCCCCGAAGATATCTCCTTCGATGCCTTCAAGGACGTCTATATGCAGGCGTGGGATACGGGCTGCAAAGGCTGCACCACCTACCGCCCCAACGACGTGACCGGTTCGGTCCTGAGCGTCTCGTCGGAGAAGACCGACAAGGCCCCCGCCGACAGCCCCGATCAGGTCAGCGAGGGCGGCGAGATCGTCTATATGTCCGACCCGCTGGACCGTCCGGCCGAGTTGGAGGGCAACACCTACAAGGTCAAATGGCCCGACAGTGAGCACGCGCTCTACATCACCATCAACGATATCGTGCTGAACGGCCACCGTCGCCCCTTTGAGGTCTTCATCAACTCCAAGAACATGGAGCATTTCGCCTGGACCGTGGCGCTGACGCGGATGGTCTCTGCCGTGTTCCGCCGTGGTGGTGACGTGTCCTTTGTGGTTGAGGAACTCAAGGCTGTCTTCGACCCGCGCGGTGGGGCATGGATGCAGGGCAAATACATCCCCTCCATCCTCGCGGCCATCGGCGGCGTGATCGAGCGCCATATGATCGCCACCGGCTTCATCGCGGGCGAGGGCATGGGCCTGAAAACTGACCCGCAGGCGAAGGTCGTCGGCCTCGATGCGCCGCGTGGCAAGTCATGCCCGTCTTGCGGCCAGTTCGACATGCGAATGGTCGAGGGGTGCATGACTTGTGGGAGCTGTGGGCATAGTAAGTGTGGGTGA
- a CDS encoding ABC transporter ATP-binding protein, which produces MLTIENIEVTYHHTVQALRGLSLEVPDGKIVTLLGTNGAGKTTTLKAASNLLALENGEVGEGRISFKGQSIMTIQPDRLVQQGLFHVREGRRIFSEMTVEDNLIAASYALDRRQAKPDYDKVYAFFPRLKERRRQIAGYLSGGEQQMLAFGRAMIARPELILMDEPSLGLAPKVVAEIFDTIKRLNQEDGTAILLVEQNAGVAFSVADYGYIMESGQIVMEGDVAKLRGDKDIQSFYLGMGEEGGARQSFRDVKHYKRRKRWLS; this is translated from the coding sequence GTGCTGACCATCGAGAACATCGAAGTGACCTACCACCATACGGTGCAGGCGCTGCGCGGGCTGTCGCTGGAAGTGCCCGACGGCAAGATCGTCACGCTTCTGGGCACCAATGGTGCGGGCAAGACCACCACGTTGAAAGCGGCGAGCAACCTGCTGGCGCTGGAGAACGGTGAGGTCGGCGAGGGGCGGATCAGCTTCAAAGGTCAGTCGATCATGACGATCCAGCCCGACCGTCTGGTGCAGCAGGGGCTGTTCCACGTGCGCGAGGGGCGGCGGATCTTCAGTGAAATGACGGTGGAGGACAACCTGATCGCCGCCTCCTACGCGCTGGACCGGCGGCAGGCGAAGCCGGACTATGACAAGGTCTATGCGTTTTTCCCGCGGTTGAAGGAGCGGCGCCGCCAGATCGCGGGCTATCTTTCAGGCGGGGAGCAGCAGATGCTGGCCTTTGGCCGGGCAATGATTGCGCGGCCTGAGTTGATCCTGATGGATGAGCCCTCGCTCGGCCTCGCGCCCAAGGTGGTGGCGGAGATCTTCGACACGATTAAGCGCCTCAACCAAGAGGACGGCACCGCGATCCTGCTGGTGGAGCAGAACGCCGGGGTGGCCTTTTCGGTGGCCGACTACGGCTACATCATGGAGAGCGGCCAGATCGTCATGGAAGGGGATGTCGCCAAGCTGCGCGGCGACAAGGACATCCAGTCCTTCTACCTCGGCATGGGCGAGGAGGGCGGCGCGCGGCAATCCTTCCGCGATGTGAAACATTACAAGCGCCGCAAACGCTGGCTCAGCTAG
- a CDS encoding AMP-dependent synthetase/ligase, protein MAFDEFKGDFAPLVRMVHNHAKNRPNGVAMRQKEFGIWNEITWEGLQEIMQATAAGLVDLGLNTGDHVGILSENRSEWVQAQFGINAAAGVVVGMYPTSPAAELEHLVNASDTTVLFIEDQEQLDKIKELGDRVPQLRQLVIFNPKGTRGEDLLGLISFDDLLERGRARRSGLADDLRARQAGIEPDDTAMMVFTSGSTGLPKAAEISYGNIHAGVGVARDVFGDYPPGTDVLSYLPLCHIAEQAVTVINGLAQQFVMNFGESLRTITLDLREVAPQVFFGVPRIWEKMQAGVLVQAQTAGRIKGPMTLMALKGAQRRGMIRRDKWSAGDRMAHAFWDTLVYRHIRSYLGLGRTSFAISAAAPISAELLGFMRGIGVNIREAWGMSETSGVGTIQKSWGQCDGRIGFPVSGVRTRIAEDGEVLFSGGTIFKGYYKNPKATAETIQDGWLHTGDVGREEADGSITLIDRKKDIMINAAGKNLAPAHIENVIKASPFIKEVVAVADKRPYVTALVQIDMDTVRLWAEGQGIAYTTFRSLAEHPKVQELIDAEVAKQNRDLARVEQVKKVWLMRKELDHDDGEVTATMKVRRAKIYELYGDQIEALYAA, encoded by the coding sequence ATGGCATTCGACGAGTTCAAGGGTGACTTCGCGCCGCTGGTCCGCATGGTGCACAACCATGCCAAGAACCGCCCCAACGGGGTGGCGATGCGGCAAAAGGAGTTCGGCATCTGGAACGAGATCACCTGGGAGGGGCTGCAAGAGATCATGCAGGCCACCGCCGCAGGGCTGGTCGATCTGGGGCTGAACACGGGCGATCATGTCGGCATCCTTAGCGAGAACCGCAGCGAATGGGTGCAAGCGCAGTTCGGCATCAATGCGGCGGCGGGGGTGGTCGTGGGCATGTATCCCACCAGCCCGGCGGCGGAACTGGAGCATCTGGTGAATGCCTCCGATACCACGGTGCTGTTCATCGAAGATCAGGAGCAGCTGGACAAGATCAAGGAACTGGGCGACCGGGTGCCGCAGTTGCGGCAGTTGGTGATTTTCAACCCCAAGGGCACGCGGGGCGAGGATCTGCTGGGGCTGATCAGTTTCGACGACCTGCTTGAGCGGGGCCGGGCGCGGCGTTCGGGTCTCGCCGACGATCTGCGCGCGCGGCAGGCAGGGATAGAGCCGGATGATACGGCGATGATGGTTTTCACCTCCGGCTCCACCGGGCTGCCCAAGGCGGCGGAGATTTCTTACGGCAATATCCACGCGGGCGTGGGTGTGGCGCGCGATGTCTTCGGGGACTACCCGCCCGGGACGGATGTGCTGAGCTATCTGCCGCTGTGCCACATCGCCGAACAGGCGGTGACGGTGATCAACGGGCTGGCGCAGCAATTCGTGATGAATTTTGGCGAGAGCCTTCGGACCATCACCCTTGATCTGCGCGAGGTCGCGCCGCAGGTCTTCTTTGGCGTGCCGCGAATTTGGGAGAAGATGCAAGCGGGGGTGCTGGTGCAGGCGCAGACCGCCGGGCGGATCAAGGGGCCGATGACGTTGATGGCGCTGAAAGGCGCACAGCGGCGCGGCATGATCCGGCGCGACAAGTGGAGCGCGGGGGACCGCATGGCGCATGCCTTTTGGGATACGCTCGTCTACCGGCACATCCGCAGCTATCTGGGACTGGGGCGCACGAGTTTCGCGATCTCTGCCGCCGCGCCGATCAGCGCCGAGCTTCTGGGCTTTATGCGCGGCATCGGGGTCAATATCCGTGAGGCATGGGGCATGTCCGAAACCTCGGGCGTGGGCACGATCCAGAAATCATGGGGCCAATGCGACGGGCGCATCGGCTTTCCGGTCAGCGGCGTGCGCACCCGCATCGCCGAGGATGGCGAGGTGCTGTTCTCGGGCGGGACCATTTTCAAGGGCTATTACAAGAACCCCAAAGCCACCGCCGAGACCATTCAGGACGGCTGGCTGCACACAGGCGATGTGGGGCGCGAGGAGGCCGATGGCTCGATCACCCTGATCGACCGCAAAAAGGACATCATGATCAACGCGGCGGGCAAGAACCTTGCGCCCGCGCATATTGAGAATGTCATCAAGGCCAGCCCCTTCATCAAAGAGGTCGTGGCCGTGGCCGACAAGCGGCCCTATGTGACGGCGCTGGTGCAGATCGACATGGACACCGTGCGGCTCTGGGCCGAGGGGCAGGGGATTGCCTATACCACCTTCCGCTCGCTCGCTGAGCATCCCAAGGTGCAAGAATTGATCGACGCTGAGGTGGCCAAGCAGAACCGCGATCTGGCTCGGGTCGAGCAGGTCAAGAAGGTCTGGCTGATGCGCAAGGAGCTTGATCACGACGACGGAGAGGTGACTGCGACGATGAAGGTGCGCCGGGCCAAAATCTACGAACTCTACGGCGACCAGATCGAAGCGCTCTACGCTGCGTGA